A portion of the Methanolinea sp. genome contains these proteins:
- a CDS encoding MFS transporter produces MKESLALLPGVFSVMALSNAIVPVLPSFAPGTALQGAVFSAYFLGAFLFVLPSGYLADRVGAVPLVRAGLSLTLLSGIVLSAAGSPLLVLAGRLAEGIGAGLFVPAALARLNARPDHERMSGYFMGLLNLGLLSGLLVTGWLVSAGGGPREGIVLFTWVSLLPLALSLGMGEGKGSPGNGGEPAGETRERLAWALRTYFWLWFSAVVLVGITGALTALHPEHSGLSAGPVSAQIALMNIATVASVLVTSHASLPPVPTIRAASIAMAGGVALTFFSMWGFLVIGWLAGMVMIAQLSFLAAAGRRQGVLMGLFNTASYGGMSAVPFLAGITAELAGFPAAYFLTALSALTVAATIGRCECRRPAVPA; encoded by the coding sequence ATGAAGGAGAGCCTCGCCCTCCTCCCCGGTGTCTTCTCGGTCATGGCACTCTCGAACGCGATAGTGCCCGTCCTCCCCTCCTTCGCGCCCGGGACAGCGCTCCAGGGCGCGGTGTTCTCCGCGTACTTCCTCGGGGCGTTCCTCTTCGTCCTGCCCTCGGGGTACCTCGCCGACAGGGTCGGTGCAGTCCCGCTCGTCCGCGCCGGGCTCTCGCTCACCCTCCTCTCGGGGATCGTCCTCTCGGCAGCCGGATCGCCGCTCCTCGTCCTCGCCGGGCGGCTCGCCGAGGGGATCGGGGCAGGTCTCTTCGTCCCCGCGGCGCTCGCGCGCCTCAACGCGCGTCCGGACCACGAGCGGATGAGCGGGTACTTCATGGGGCTCCTGAACCTCGGCCTGCTCTCCGGCCTCCTCGTGACGGGGTGGCTCGTCTCTGCGGGCGGGGGGCCCCGCGAGGGGATCGTCCTCTTCACGTGGGTCTCGCTCCTCCCCCTCGCGCTCTCGCTCGGCATGGGGGAGGGGAAGGGCTCCCCCGGGAACGGGGGCGAGCCGGCGGGGGAGACGAGGGAGAGGCTCGCCTGGGCGCTCCGGACCTACTTCTGGCTCTGGTTCTCTGCCGTCGTGCTCGTCGGGATCACGGGGGCCCTCACCGCCCTCCACCCCGAGCACAGCGGCCTCTCCGCCGGCCCCGTCTCCGCCCAGATCGCGCTCATGAACATCGCCACCGTCGCCTCGGTCCTCGTCACCTCGCACGCGAGCCTCCCCCCCGTCCCGACGATACGTGCCGCGTCGATCGCCATGGCGGGCGGCGTCGCCCTCACCTTCTTCTCGATGTGGGGCTTCCTCGTGATCGGCTGGCTCGCGGGAATGGTGATGATAGCCCAGCTCTCCTTCCTCGCCGCCGCGGGGAGGCGGCAGGGCGTGCTCATGGGACTCTTCAACACCGCGAGTTACGGGGGCATGTCCGCCGTGCCGTTCCTCGCGGGGATCACCGCGGAGCTCGCCGGGTTCCCCGCGGCGTACTTCCTCACGGCACTCTCTGCCCTCAC
- a CDS encoding beta-CASP ribonuclease aCPSF1, whose product MQIEERLKELKDKINEKVPAGITVSDVEFEGPELVIYTDDPKKFADQADLIKILARDLRKRIVVRPNVLEDPEKAVKDIRAVVAESAGITDIYFDADTGEVLIEAEKPGVVIGKNGATLREITRHIGWTPKVVRTPPIESTTVKQIRQYLRSVNEERKEFLRTIGRRIHRDVIAKDQWVRVTMLGCCREVGRAAFLLSTPESRVLIDCGEKPDTNASTPYLYVPEIHPLSQLDAVVLTHAHLDHCALVPLLYKYGYDGPVYSTPPTRDLAAMLQLDYLDVVSKEDRKIPYSSNEVKSYVRHSITLNYGSVTDIAPDIKLTFHNAGHILGSAIAHFHIGDGLYNIAFTGDFNFSKSRLFNPATCNFPRLEALIMESTYGGSGDIQPTRAEAEERLYEIVRNTLRRGGKVIIPAFAVGRSQEVMLALEEGMRKQKIPSVKIYLDGMIREATAIHTTYPEYLNSDLRNQIFKEGHNPFLAECFVPVDSPDLREKVISGDPCVIITTSGMLNGGPVMEYLSNLAPDEKNALVFVGYQAEGTLGRRIQKGWREIPVGRKGTILINMDIVTIDGFSGHSDRKQLMNYIAHIQPRPEKIFTVHGDENNTIDLASSIYKRYHIETHSPMNLETYRMI is encoded by the coding sequence ATGCAGATCGAAGAGCGGCTCAAGGAGCTCAAGGACAAGATCAACGAGAAGGTCCCGGCGGGGATCACGGTCTCCGACGTGGAGTTCGAGGGACCGGAACTCGTCATCTACACGGACGATCCCAAGAAGTTCGCCGACCAGGCGGACCTCATCAAGATCCTCGCGCGCGACCTGCGCAAGCGGATCGTCGTCCGGCCGAACGTCCTCGAGGACCCCGAGAAGGCGGTGAAGGACATCCGGGCGGTCGTCGCGGAGAGCGCGGGGATCACGGACATCTACTTTGACGCCGACACGGGCGAGGTCCTGATCGAGGCCGAGAAACCCGGCGTCGTGATCGGGAAGAACGGCGCGACGCTCCGCGAGATCACGCGGCACATCGGGTGGACGCCGAAGGTCGTCCGGACGCCCCCGATAGAGTCCACCACGGTCAAGCAGATCAGGCAGTACCTCCGGTCCGTGAACGAGGAGAGGAAGGAGTTCCTGAGGACCATCGGGAGGAGGATCCACCGCGACGTCATCGCGAAGGACCAGTGGGTCAGGGTGACGATGCTCGGGTGCTGCAGGGAGGTCGGGCGGGCAGCGTTCCTCCTCTCGACGCCCGAGTCGAGGGTCCTCATCGACTGCGGCGAGAAACCCGACACGAACGCGAGCACCCCGTACCTCTATGTCCCCGAGATACACCCCTTGAGCCAGCTCGACGCGGTCGTCCTCACCCACGCCCACCTCGACCACTGCGCGCTCGTCCCCCTCCTCTACAAGTACGGGTACGACGGGCCGGTGTACAGCACGCCGCCGACGAGGGACCTCGCCGCGATGCTCCAGCTCGACTACCTCGACGTGGTGAGCAAGGAGGACAGGAAGATCCCCTACAGCTCGAACGAGGTGAAGAGCTACGTCCGCCACTCGATCACCCTCAACTACGGCAGCGTGACCGATATCGCCCCGGACATCAAGCTCACCTTCCACAACGCCGGGCACATCCTCGGCTCGGCGATCGCCCACTTCCACATCGGCGACGGCCTCTACAACATCGCGTTCACCGGGGACTTCAACTTCAGCAAGAGCCGCCTCTTCAACCCCGCGACCTGCAACTTCCCGCGGCTCGAGGCCCTCATCATGGAGAGCACGTACGGGGGCTCGGGCGACATCCAGCCCACGCGGGCCGAGGCCGAGGAGAGGCTGTATGAGATCGTGAGAAACACGCTCCGGAGGGGCGGGAAGGTCATCATCCCCGCGTTTGCCGTCGGGAGGTCGCAGGAGGTGATGCTCGCGCTTGAGGAGGGGATGCGCAAGCAGAAGATCCCCTCCGTCAAGATCTACCTCGACGGGATGATCCGGGAGGCAACCGCCATCCACACCACGTACCCCGAGTACCTCAATAGCGACCTGCGCAACCAGATCTTCAAGGAGGGGCACAACCCGTTCCTCGCGGAGTGCTTCGTCCCGGTCGACTCCCCCGACCTGCGGGAGAAGGTCATCTCCGGCGACCCCTGCGTCATCATCACGACCTCGGGGATGCTCAACGGCGGCCCCGTGATGGAGTACCTGAGCAACCTCGCGCCCGACGAGAAGAACGCGCTCGTCTTCGTCGGGTACCAGGCGGAGGGGACGCTCGGCCGCCGCATCCAGAAGGGGTGGCGCGAGATCCCGGTCGGGAGGAAGGGGACGATCCTCATCAACATGGATATCGTGACGATCGACGGGTTCTCCGGCCACTCCGACCGGAAACAGCTGATGAACTACATCGCCCACATCCAGCCGCGGCCCGAGAAGATCTTCACGGTCCACGGCGACGAGAACAACACCATCGACCTCGCGAGCTCTATCTACAAGAGATACCACATCGAGACTCACTCGCCCATGAACTTGGAGACGTACCGGATGATATGA
- the psmB gene encoding archaeal proteasome endopeptidase complex subunit beta, translating to MNDQYREGLKGTTTVGLVLRDAVVLASEMRATMGYLIASKKAKKIYQIAERIGMTTAGGVGDAQQIARLMTVECSLYQIRRGKPMTVGAVATLLSNILNANRFYPFYVQLLVGGIDDDGPKLYAVDALGGASREEEMVATGSGSPMAFGVLEDRYRKDLSVDEAVALAVRAIRSAMKRDAGSGEGIHVVVITREAYRELPESEIEGISRAVPA from the coding sequence ATGAATGACCAATACAGGGAAGGACTAAAGGGCACGACCACGGTCGGCCTCGTCCTCCGGGATGCAGTGGTCCTCGCGTCCGAGATGAGGGCCACGATGGGATACCTGATCGCCTCGAAGAAGGCAAAGAAGATCTACCAGATCGCGGAGAGGATAGGGATGACGACCGCGGGCGGCGTCGGGGATGCCCAGCAGATCGCGCGGCTGATGACCGTGGAGTGCAGCCTCTACCAGATCCGGCGCGGAAAGCCGATGACGGTCGGCGCGGTGGCAACGCTCCTCTCGAACATCCTCAACGCGAACCGGTTCTACCCCTTCTACGTCCAGCTCCTCGTGGGCGGGATCGACGACGATGGCCCTAAGCTCTACGCGGTGGACGCCCTCGGGGGAGCATCCCGCGAGGAGGAGATGGTCGCGACGGGGTCCGGCTCGCCCATGGCGTTCGGGGTCCTCGAGGACAGGTACCGCAAGGACCTCTCGGTAGACGAGGCGGTCGCGCTCGCCGTGCGGGCCATCCGGTCCGCGATGAAGAGGGACGCGGGGTCCGGCGAGGGCATCCACGTCGTCGTCATCACGAGGGAGGCGTACAGGGAACTCCCCGAGAGCGAGATCGAGGGAATTTCCCGGGCTGTACCCGCCTAG
- a CDS encoding CBS domain-containing protein, translating into MRVRDYMTTDVVSVEIPGNRDDVLKILKRTGISGVPVLKKGKLVGIITRKDLLRKAEETQLGLLMTPNPITIGPDATIQEAAALMTRHSVRRLPVVEDDRLVGIISVADLIAAIAQMKIREEIKDSYISQTFALWEETPLPLVGRIMEISGFDAIPILDGESTLQGIISERDLIRHSMIEDLVEVSDFSNGTDDDEWTWESIRDTHVISYGISRIQLPNRPVKTAMVRNVISVPMNAEVSECALKMKRARVDQLPVVNGDRKLVAMLFDRELIRALCKA; encoded by the coding sequence ATGAGAGTCCGGGACTACATGACGACCGACGTGGTCTCCGTGGAGATCCCGGGGAACCGCGACGACGTCCTCAAGATCCTCAAGCGCACCGGGATATCCGGCGTTCCCGTCCTCAAGAAGGGCAAGCTCGTCGGGATAATCACGAGGAAGGACCTCCTCCGGAAGGCGGAGGAGACGCAGCTAGGCCTCCTCATGACCCCAAATCCCATCACCATCGGGCCGGACGCGACCATACAGGAGGCCGCGGCCCTCATGACGAGGCACTCTGTCCGCCGCCTCCCCGTCGTCGAGGACGACAGGCTCGTCGGCATCATCTCGGTCGCCGACCTGATCGCGGCGATCGCCCAGATGAAGATCAGGGAGGAGATAAAGGACTCGTACATCAGCCAGACGTTTGCCCTCTGGGAGGAGACGCCGCTCCCGCTCGTCGGGCGGATCATGGAGATATCGGGGTTCGACGCGATCCCCATCCTCGACGGGGAGAGCACGCTGCAGGGGATCATCTCCGAGCGCGATCTCATCCGCCACTCCATGATAGAGGACCTCGTGGAGGTGAGCGACTTCTCGAACGGCACGGACGACGACGAGTGGACGTGGGAGAGCATCCGCGACACGCACGTCATCAGCTACGGGATCTCGCGCATCCAGCTCCCCAACCGCCCCGTCAAGACGGCGATGGTCAGGAACGTCATCTCGGTGCCGATGAACGCCGAGGTGAGCGAGTGCGCACTCAAGATGAAGCGTGCACGCGTCGACCAGCTCCCCGTCGTGAACGGCGACCGGAAGCTCGTTGCCATGCTCTTCGACAGGGAGCTCATCAGGGCCCTCTGCAAGGCCTGA
- a CDS encoding universal stress protein produces the protein MFSNILVAVDGSNMGRRAFEIALEEARVWKAKVHVVYVVETGLFSSLPMDSTWEIMFSMLEKEGKETLERAREAAQKAGVHAETHIRQGHAGSEILKTASEVGADLIVVGSHGKSEVDRLLLGSVSNFVVGNSRVAVLVVRPSQK, from the coding sequence ATGTTCTCGAATATCTTGGTCGCTGTTGACGGGTCAAACATGGGGAGGAGGGCATTCGAGATCGCCCTCGAGGAGGCCCGGGTCTGGAAGGCAAAAGTCCACGTGGTCTACGTCGTGGAGACAGGGCTCTTTTCCTCCCTGCCCATGGACAGCACCTGGGAGATAATGTTCAGCATGCTCGAGAAGGAGGGGAAGGAGACCCTCGAACGCGCGAGGGAGGCAGCGCAGAAGGCCGGCGTCCACGCCGAGACCCACATCCGGCAGGGGCACGCGGGGTCAGAGATCCTCAAGACCGCGTCCGAGGTGGGGGCAGACCTGATCGTCGTGGGCTCGCACGGGAAGAGCGAGGTCGACAGGCTCCTCCTCGGGAGCGTATCGAACTTCGTCGTCGGCAACAGCAGGGTGGCCGTCCTGGTGGTGAGACCATCGCAGAAATGA
- a CDS encoding amidohydrolase family protein — MAARELAVEGVALLGDDFEEVPARIVVEGGTVRRIEEIGERRGDLPWILPAFFNAHTHLGDSIAMDIPLEGDLDAIVRPPDGLKHRILRATPRGDLVRAMRLSIRAMARGGTAGFADFREGGREGVGALREAARGIPCRPVILGREGGEEIADGIGISSARDVVGHDLDGMVSRAREAGKIVAFHAGERDPGDIDAALSYDPDLLVHCTHATREQLRRIADLGVPVAVCPRANWRFAVTSSPEKPPVRELLSLGCTLLLGTDNAMCVQPDMWGEMAFLCTVYRVAPRDALRAATAGASVLGRAPSLLAEGNPARFLVVDPRGSNLALSRDIAATLVHRAGPANIVRKVIKL, encoded by the coding sequence ATGGCGGCCCGGGAACTCGCCGTGGAGGGGGTCGCCCTCCTCGGGGATGACTTCGAGGAGGTCCCCGCACGGATCGTGGTCGAGGGCGGGACCGTGAGGAGGATCGAGGAGATCGGGGAGAGGCGCGGCGACCTCCCGTGGATCCTCCCCGCGTTCTTCAACGCGCACACCCACCTCGGGGACAGCATCGCGATGGACATCCCGCTCGAGGGGGACCTCGACGCGATCGTCCGGCCCCCCGACGGGCTCAAGCACAGGATCCTCCGCGCGACGCCCCGCGGCGATCTCGTCCGCGCGATGCGGCTCTCTATCCGGGCGATGGCGCGCGGCGGGACCGCGGGTTTCGCGGATTTCCGCGAGGGGGGCAGGGAGGGTGTCGGGGCACTCCGCGAGGCCGCGAGGGGCATCCCCTGCAGGCCGGTCATCCTCGGGCGCGAGGGGGGCGAGGAGATCGCGGACGGCATCGGGATATCCAGCGCGCGGGACGTCGTCGGCCACGACCTCGACGGGATGGTCTCCCGCGCGCGGGAGGCGGGAAAGATCGTCGCGTTCCACGCCGGCGAGAGGGACCCCGGCGACATCGACGCCGCCCTCTCGTACGACCCCGACCTCCTCGTCCACTGCACGCACGCGACGCGCGAGCAACTCCGCCGGATCGCGGACCTCGGGGTCCCCGTCGCCGTCTGTCCCCGCGCGAACTGGCGGTTCGCCGTCACGAGCTCGCCCGAAAAGCCGCCCGTCCGGGAACTCCTCTCCCTCGGGTGCACGCTCCTCCTCGGGACGGACAACGCGATGTGCGTCCAGCCCGACATGTGGGGGGAGATGGCCTTCCTCTGCACGGTCTACCGCGTCGCACCGCGGGACGCCCTCCGGGCTGCAACGGCCGGGGCATCGGTCCTCGGCAGGGCCCCCTCCCTGCTCGCCGAGGGGAACCCTGCACGCTTCCTCGTCGTCGACCCGCGCGGGTCCAACCTCGCCCTCAGCCGCGACATCGCGGCCACGCTCGTCCACAGGGCAGGACCCGCGAATATCGTGAGAAAAGTTATTAAATTGTAA
- a CDS encoding preprotein translocase subunit Sec61beta, translating into MARKQGGRLISSAGLVNYYESEDRRAIRVSPYSVIAVSAAIGVAVLVLNIIY; encoded by the coding sequence ATGGCAAGGAAACAGGGAGGACGCCTGATCTCCTCGGCGGGGCTCGTCAATTACTACGAGAGCGAGGACAGGAGGGCAATCCGCGTGAGCCCGTACTCTGTCATCGCCGTGAGTGCCGCAATCGGTGTCGCGGTGCTCGTCCTCAACATCATCTACTGA